In one Spirosoma rigui genomic region, the following are encoded:
- a CDS encoding acyltransferase family protein, with amino-acid sequence MILVNNPGDWAHIYAPLEHAPWNGWTPTDLIFPFFLFIVGVSITFALGGSGANGQGIIGKIVKRSLTLFLLGVFLSFFPKFDMTTVRIPGVLQRIALVYLTCSLLFLKTTPRQQLYILVSVLIGYWLLMTVVPVPGVGYPNLEPTTNLAAWVDRVIITPAHVYKATKVWDPEGLLSTLPAVGTGILGLLTGTWLRSNRPATDRIAWLFAAGCLVTLAGLVWDGFFPINKSLWTSSFVLLAGGLAMLGLALSYWLIDVKGYRKGVLPFVAFGVNAITVFFLSGLIPRMMNLIKVKNGTGATVGLKEYLYQTFIAPPFTNPTNASLAGALTFVLIWFVILWWMYRKNVIVKV; translated from the coding sequence ATGATACTGGTCAATAACCCCGGCGACTGGGCGCATATTTACGCGCCACTCGAACACGCGCCCTGGAACGGCTGGACCCCCACCGATCTCATTTTTCCGTTCTTTCTGTTCATTGTTGGCGTCTCTATTACGTTTGCGTTGGGTGGGAGTGGAGCCAATGGTCAGGGCATTATTGGCAAGATTGTGAAACGCAGCCTGACCCTGTTTTTGCTGGGCGTATTTCTTAGTTTCTTTCCGAAGTTCGATATGACTACCGTGCGGATTCCGGGCGTGCTGCAACGAATTGCGCTGGTTTACCTGACCTGCTCGCTGCTCTTTCTGAAAACTACCCCCCGCCAGCAGTTGTACATATTGGTCAGCGTCCTCATTGGCTACTGGCTGCTGATGACCGTAGTGCCGGTGCCGGGTGTGGGCTATCCCAATCTCGAACCGACAACCAACCTCGCGGCCTGGGTCGACCGGGTCATCATAACCCCCGCCCACGTGTACAAAGCCACGAAGGTCTGGGACCCGGAGGGTTTGTTGAGTACACTACCAGCTGTAGGGACGGGTATTCTGGGCCTGCTAACCGGAACCTGGCTGCGCAGCAACCGACCTGCCACCGATAGAATAGCCTGGCTGTTTGCGGCTGGCTGCCTGGTAACCCTGGCCGGCCTGGTCTGGGATGGGTTTTTCCCGATCAACAAATCGCTGTGGACCTCGTCATTTGTGCTGTTGGCGGGTGGTTTGGCCATGCTGGGCCTGGCACTGAGCTACTGGCTGATCGACGTAAAAGGGTACCGGAAAGGCGTGTTGCCGTTCGTGGCGTTTGGCGTTAATGCCATTACCGTCTTTTTCCTGTCGGGGCTGATTCCCCGGATGATGAACCTGATCAAGGTGAAGAACGGCACCGGGGCCACGGTGGGGCTGAAAGAATACCTGTACCAGACGTTCATTGCGCCACCTTTCACTAACCCCACCAACGCGTCGCTGGCTGGTGCCCTGACGTTTGTGCTGATCTGGTTTGTGATCCTGTGGTGGATGTATCGCAAAAACGTGATCGTTAAAGTGTGA
- a CDS encoding M16 family metallopeptidase, whose amino-acid sequence MVRFPLALSLLFCASLVLAQPAATPKRSPVKSAKPAAKPGTSLNQPIPLDPSVKVGKLPNGLTYYIRKNTEPKNRAELRLVIRAGSVLETDAQQGLAHFMEHMEFNGTKNFPKNELVNFLQSAGVRFGADLNAYTGFDETVYQLPVPTDSAKLFERSFQILEDWAHNATIDPAEIEKERGVVLEERRLGRGAGQRMRDKYFPVLLNNSRYASRLPIGTEEVLKTFTPETLRQFYKDWYRPDLMAVIAVGDFNVSEVEATIRQKFGRIPPVANPKPRTEYDIPAHKDTKVIIVTDPEQPNTVVQVIYKRPEIKERTLNDLREGIKRGLFNTMLGNRIQELTQQANPPFLGGYSNYSDFLGNVDAFTSIAVAKEGNVEKAIRAVLDENARVKQFGFTPTELARAKQEFYTSVEQAYSERDKTRSANFVNEYVQNFTDKEPYTSIDFYFNFLKKEQAGITLAEVNALVDQFIRNENRAVIVMAPEKDKNKLPSVEQIIGYVDNAGKGLTAYEDKTLDAPLVPTPPTPSPVANAREIKEIGVTEWTLRNGVRVVLKPTNFKNDQILFSASSFGGTSLYDLKDFQSARFSSTLAGLGGTGAYSQVQLGKFLSGKQVSVYPYVSELSEGINGSAAPKDLETALQLLYSYFTQPRKDADVVAGFLSNQRSALQNQINTPTPQRVFQDTVAVTLGNGNPRRLPLQPADLDKIDLDRALTIYKERFANAGDFTFYFVGNFNEATLKPLVEKYLGGLPATDRKEKFVDLGIRAPLGEISKTVYKGLDPKASVQLVYSGDLTWSPETTTQIDALAEVLEIKLIEKLREEESGVYGVSANGAYSKFPVPRYTFRISFGCAPENVEKLIAKTQELINELKQKGAVPADIAKFKAETQRETELQVKDNQFWLGYLQSQYYNGDDPTEVLREPELLKKVTVESTKEAANTYFGKNYIRLVLMPEKK is encoded by the coding sequence ATGGTACGTTTCCCACTCGCGCTGAGCTTGCTGTTCTGCGCTTCCCTGGTACTGGCGCAACCCGCTGCCACCCCCAAACGCTCACCTGTAAAATCGGCCAAACCGGCGGCAAAACCCGGTACGTCCCTCAATCAGCCCATTCCGCTCGATCCTAGCGTAAAAGTCGGGAAGTTGCCCAATGGTCTGACGTATTACATCCGGAAGAATACCGAACCGAAAAACCGGGCCGAACTGCGGCTGGTGATCCGGGCGGGGTCGGTGCTGGAAACCGACGCCCAGCAGGGACTGGCTCACTTCATGGAACACATGGAGTTTAACGGCACCAAAAACTTCCCCAAAAATGAACTTGTCAACTTCCTGCAGTCGGCGGGGGTACGCTTCGGGGCCGATCTGAACGCCTATACCGGTTTCGACGAGACGGTCTACCAGTTGCCCGTCCCAACCGATTCGGCGAAGCTGTTCGAGCGGTCGTTTCAAATTCTGGAAGACTGGGCGCATAATGCCACCATCGACCCGGCCGAGATTGAGAAGGAGCGGGGTGTGGTGCTGGAAGAACGGCGGTTGGGACGCGGAGCTGGTCAGCGGATGCGTGACAAGTACTTTCCGGTGCTGCTCAATAACTCCCGCTACGCCAGCCGTTTGCCCATTGGTACCGAAGAAGTGCTGAAAACCTTCACCCCCGAAACCCTGCGGCAGTTTTACAAAGACTGGTACCGCCCCGATCTGATGGCCGTTATTGCCGTAGGCGATTTCAACGTCAGCGAAGTGGAGGCTACCATTCGTCAGAAATTTGGTCGCATACCCCCCGTTGCCAATCCGAAGCCCCGGACGGAGTACGACATCCCCGCTCATAAAGACACGAAGGTCATTATCGTGACCGATCCTGAGCAGCCAAATACGGTGGTGCAGGTAATTTACAAACGGCCCGAGATTAAAGAGCGTACCCTGAACGATTTGCGCGAAGGCATCAAGCGGGGGCTGTTCAACACCATGCTGGGCAATCGGATTCAGGAGCTGACTCAACAGGCGAATCCGCCATTTTTGGGGGGCTACAGCAACTACAGCGACTTTTTGGGTAATGTCGACGCCTTTACATCCATTGCCGTCGCCAAGGAAGGGAACGTCGAGAAAGCGATCCGGGCGGTACTGGACGAAAACGCCCGCGTGAAACAGTTTGGCTTTACCCCAACCGAGCTGGCACGTGCCAAACAGGAATTTTATACCAGTGTGGAGCAGGCCTACAGCGAACGGGATAAAACCCGGTCGGCCAACTTCGTCAACGAGTACGTGCAGAACTTCACGGACAAGGAGCCCTACACGAGCATCGACTTCTATTTCAACTTCCTGAAGAAAGAGCAGGCGGGGATCACGCTGGCCGAGGTAAATGCCCTCGTTGATCAGTTTATCCGCAATGAGAACCGGGCCGTGATTGTGATGGCCCCCGAAAAGGATAAGAACAAGCTGCCCTCTGTGGAGCAGATTATTGGCTACGTCGACAATGCCGGTAAAGGGCTGACAGCCTACGAAGACAAAACCCTTGATGCCCCTCTGGTACCAACTCCGCCCACGCCATCCCCCGTTGCCAACGCGCGGGAGATCAAGGAGATTGGCGTAACGGAGTGGACACTTCGGAACGGTGTTCGGGTGGTGCTGAAGCCGACAAACTTCAAGAACGACCAGATTTTGTTCTCCGCCAGCAGCTTTGGCGGTACGTCACTTTATGATCTGAAAGATTTCCAGTCGGCCCGCTTCTCGTCGACATTGGCGGGGCTTGGTGGCACGGGAGCTTACAGCCAGGTTCAGCTGGGCAAATTCCTGTCGGGTAAACAAGTGAGCGTGTATCCGTACGTAAGCGAACTGAGCGAAGGTATCAACGGTAGCGCAGCTCCGAAGGATCTTGAAACGGCGCTGCAGTTACTGTACAGCTATTTTACCCAGCCGCGTAAAGATGCGGATGTCGTAGCAGGTTTTCTCTCTAACCAGCGGAGTGCCCTGCAAAACCAGATCAACACGCCAACGCCCCAGCGCGTATTCCAGGATACCGTTGCCGTGACGCTGGGCAACGGCAACCCGCGCCGGTTACCGCTGCAGCCCGCCGATTTGGACAAAATCGACCTCGACCGCGCCCTGACAATCTACAAAGAGCGCTTTGCCAACGCGGGCGACTTTACTTTCTATTTCGTAGGTAACTTCAACGAAGCGACGCTGAAACCGCTGGTCGAGAAGTATCTGGGCGGACTGCCGGCTACGGACAGGAAAGAAAAATTTGTAGATCTGGGTATCCGGGCTCCGCTGGGCGAAATCAGCAAAACGGTCTACAAAGGTCTCGACCCTAAAGCGTCGGTGCAGCTCGTATACAGTGGTGACCTGACCTGGTCGCCGGAGACGACGACGCAGATCGACGCGCTGGCCGAAGTGCTCGAAATCAAGCTCATTGAAAAGCTACGCGAAGAAGAAAGTGGCGTGTATGGCGTATCGGCTAATGGAGCTTACAGCAAGTTTCCGGTTCCGCGTTACACGTTCCGCATCAGCTTTGGCTGCGCTCCCGAAAATGTGGAGAAGCTTATTGCCAAAACGCAGGAACTCATCAACGAGTTGAAGCAGAAAGGCGCGGTACCAGCCGATATTGCCAAGTTTAAAGCCGAAACACAGCGCGAAACCGAATTGCAGGTGAAAGACAACCAGTTCTGGCTGGGCTATCTGCAAAGTCAGTATTACAATGGCGACGACCCAACCGAAGTCCTGCGCGAGCCCGAACTGCTGAAGAAAGTAACGGTAGAAAGCACAAAGGAGGCTGCCAACACCTACTTCGGAAAAAACTACATCCGGCTGGTGCTCATGCCGGAGAAGAAATAA
- a CDS encoding PIG-L family deacetylase: MTLRYVIYLLFLGLTARAQGPKVLIVTAHPDDETMFPVVVFKITHEMNGSADLALLTDASGGFNGMVASSYFGMNMLDSVVGRKQLPILRKKEMKASGEIIGIKNYFFFDQRDDFYNRDEAPYLQGKRWNIGYVERRLDSILASGQYEYIFCLLPHEGQHAHHKAASLSALRAVQRYKGIKKPLILGGQAQNKGNTFSFTELSGYPESRISAMAPVFAFDRSFGFGEDNKHSYMIVADWVKASHKTQSGDMNQAMHRGELETFWYFALNGDQRLGEVRQLFETLKRVGFPTK; encoded by the coding sequence ATGACCCTACGCTACGTCATCTATCTGCTGTTTCTGGGCCTGACTGCCCGGGCGCAGGGACCAAAAGTGCTGATCGTAACGGCTCACCCCGACGATGAAACGATGTTTCCGGTTGTGGTTTTCAAGATTACGCACGAAATGAACGGCTCGGCCGATCTGGCCCTGCTCACCGATGCGTCAGGCGGATTTAACGGCATGGTCGCTTCCAGTTATTTTGGCATGAACATGCTGGATTCGGTGGTGGGTCGCAAACAGCTGCCCATCCTTCGGAAGAAGGAGATGAAGGCATCGGGCGAAATCATCGGCATCAAAAATTACTTTTTTTTCGACCAGCGCGACGACTTCTACAACCGCGACGAAGCACCCTACCTGCAGGGCAAACGCTGGAACATCGGCTACGTCGAAAGACGGCTGGACAGCATCTTGGCCAGCGGGCAGTATGAGTATATCTTTTGTCTCCTGCCGCACGAGGGTCAGCACGCGCACCACAAAGCCGCTTCGCTGAGCGCACTCCGGGCCGTTCAACGCTACAAAGGCATAAAAAAGCCCCTCATCCTGGGCGGGCAGGCGCAAAATAAGGGGAATACGTTTTCATTTACGGAGCTATCCGGTTATCCGGAGAGCCGGATCAGCGCTATGGCACCCGTTTTTGCATTCGATCGGTCATTCGGCTTCGGCGAAGACAACAAACACAGTTACATGATCGTCGCCGACTGGGTCAAGGCATCACACAAGACCCAGAGTGGCGACATGAATCAGGCTATGCACCGCGGTGAGCTGGAAACGTTCTGGTATTTCGCCCTCAACGGCGACCAACGCCTTGGTGAAGTCAGGCAGTTATTCGAAACCCTTAAGCGAGTAGGGTTTCCAACGAAGTGA
- a CDS encoding hybrid sensor histidine kinase/response regulator transcription factor, which translates to MRLFYLLLFLPLTLAGQPKGWQELTISDGLSQGMIFGLKQDRKGFIWVATKDGLNRYDGHNFTVFTHDPYSDFSLSDNYCSALHIDSRGRIWVGTINQGLNLFDDRTQRFYHIAIRDQVSDDAGNYEIHLLTEDPEGNIWVGTNKDKLFKIILPRVLQTNFPNQADLTNQVQVVQIELPQDKTNSYIYHISFRPNGQAIVGTTYGFFSFNWQKPRKTVPMELAARQLGDFYMFYSDVKHNFLAATTTSNIVCWQQGVQKIIPFRRKNNFSVNLKAIDENTLAIATPDLLWVMSPAQLFALDSLTARNAFARVPPNVYTVTDLMMDKTGNIWLGTGGYGLRRYNPKIKPFRSFLADTSLGSLYIDRQNRTYVRHKYAYDQLDWSHNRLVPFIQGDLPAADKRQRHMMQDRQGNFWVSNVHFETHENRLFKFSSDWRLLKKYPLPDQVTFGFFNNCTFEDKAGYLWLGATNGNLLRFDPKTESFRVFSFQALLPRNGAEISTNALHQDQAGTLWIATQQGLVRADRIAVKPIFSLYKNDKANRRSLSNDFVSSLADDPYEPGRYLWLGTKGGGLERLDKKNGRFEHFTEVQGLPNKVVYGILVDESRNLWLSTNRGLSRYNPKTGIFRNYTKADGLQDDEFNTSSFYKNASGELLFGGVNGLTIFRPSEITPANAQIPVVNLIGLKVNNEVVKVGGADGILAQAIEYTRSIKLSHTQNLLTLEFAVMDFTNSVKNQYRYRLAGVDDDWVTAGTNRFANYVQLPDGNYTFQVEGSTDGESWSQPTELQIRVRPPFYRTWWAYLLYLLGLGFLAWQLYRFQKQRLLLQQQIEFEQKEATRLAELDALKTQFFANISHEFRTPLTLIMGPIEEAIQDYAADVRFPMIQRNANRLLGLINQLLDLSKLEAGQLKPESDRGDIALFFRALATSFTALAESRQIQFSFTQNESNFLAEFDRDKMEKIVTNLLSNAFKFTPAGNHVRIDVQLAPPTAADTLRITIEDSGIGISADSMPHIFERFYQVSAQTNRPYEGTGIGLALVNELVNVLEGTICVTSTEGMGTTFTVVLPLVAAADDTPHPQQTTVFDVVGPVPPGAELLQPASQPTPAPEEKILLIIDDNADIRAYVRRFFEGYYQVMEAADGQQGLEMATTHLPDVVICDLMMPRLDGFGFCRALKSEVATSHIPVVMLTARTSVERRVEGFELGADDYLTKPFNRAEIQARVHNLIRQRQRLYHYFAARQTAPAAALTVPTPLTAEQKFLDRLSAMVQQHLDDVEFTVEDLAAGVNMSRVQLHRKLKTLTNSSATNFIRVIRLTRAAELLAGREHSVTQVAYMTGFENLSYFAKVFQERYGLLPSQYGYPSTPPKDRQAMKQAE; encoded by the coding sequence ATGCGCCTTTTCTACCTGCTCCTGTTTCTTCCACTGACACTTGCGGGCCAACCCAAAGGCTGGCAGGAATTAACCATATCCGATGGCTTGTCGCAGGGAATGATTTTCGGGTTGAAACAGGACCGGAAGGGATTCATCTGGGTAGCTACCAAAGATGGTCTTAATCGCTATGACGGGCATAACTTTACGGTATTTACCCACGATCCCTACAGCGATTTCAGCCTGTCGGACAACTACTGTTCGGCCCTGCACATCGACAGCCGGGGGCGGATCTGGGTGGGTACGATCAATCAGGGTCTGAATCTTTTCGACGACCGAACCCAGCGTTTTTACCACATCGCCATTCGGGACCAGGTATCGGACGATGCGGGTAACTACGAAATCCACCTGCTCACCGAAGACCCGGAAGGGAATATCTGGGTGGGTACCAACAAGGATAAACTGTTCAAGATTATCCTGCCCAGGGTTCTTCAAACGAACTTTCCGAATCAGGCGGACTTAACCAACCAGGTGCAGGTTGTCCAGATTGAACTGCCTCAGGACAAAACCAACAGCTATATCTATCATATCAGTTTCCGGCCCAATGGTCAGGCTATTGTTGGGACAACGTATGGTTTTTTCTCATTCAACTGGCAGAAGCCCCGTAAAACGGTTCCTATGGAGCTGGCCGCTCGCCAACTGGGAGACTTCTATATGTTCTACAGCGACGTAAAGCACAATTTTCTGGCTGCTACAACGACCAGTAATATCGTATGCTGGCAGCAGGGCGTTCAGAAGATTATTCCCTTTCGGCGGAAGAACAACTTTAGCGTTAACCTGAAAGCCATTGACGAAAATACGCTGGCTATTGCTACGCCGGACCTGCTGTGGGTGATGTCGCCCGCCCAACTGTTCGCTCTGGATAGCCTGACGGCCCGCAACGCCTTTGCGCGTGTTCCACCCAATGTCTACACCGTAACGGATTTGATGATGGACAAAACGGGCAACATCTGGCTTGGAACCGGTGGGTATGGCCTGCGCCGGTATAATCCGAAGATAAAACCTTTTCGGTCTTTTCTGGCCGACACCTCGTTGGGTAGCCTCTATATCGACCGCCAGAACCGGACCTACGTACGACACAAGTATGCCTACGACCAGCTCGACTGGTCGCACAATCGGCTGGTACCGTTTATACAGGGTGATCTGCCGGCCGCCGACAAACGACAGCGGCATATGATGCAGGACCGGCAGGGCAATTTCTGGGTGTCCAACGTTCATTTTGAAACGCACGAGAACCGGTTGTTCAAGTTTTCGAGCGACTGGCGGCTCCTCAAAAAGTACCCGCTTCCCGATCAGGTAACGTTCGGGTTTTTCAACAACTGTACCTTCGAAGACAAAGCGGGTTATCTCTGGCTCGGCGCTACGAATGGTAACCTGCTCCGGTTCGACCCAAAAACTGAATCCTTCCGGGTGTTCAGCTTCCAGGCGCTGCTACCGCGCAATGGTGCCGAAATTTCGACCAACGCGCTGCATCAGGATCAGGCGGGCACGTTATGGATTGCAACCCAGCAGGGATTAGTTCGCGCCGACCGTATCGCTGTAAAACCCATCTTTTCGCTGTATAAGAACGATAAAGCCAATCGCCGGAGCCTGAGTAATGATTTTGTATCCAGCCTGGCCGATGATCCCTACGAACCTGGCCGGTACTTGTGGCTGGGCACGAAAGGGGGTGGGTTGGAACGGCTGGACAAAAAAAACGGCCGTTTCGAGCACTTTACCGAAGTACAAGGCCTGCCGAACAAAGTGGTGTATGGCATTCTGGTCGACGAGTCTAGAAACCTTTGGCTGAGTACCAACCGGGGACTTTCCCGGTATAACCCCAAAACCGGCATATTCCGAAATTACACCAAAGCCGATGGATTGCAGGATGATGAATTCAATACGTCATCGTTTTATAAAAATGCGTCGGGTGAGTTGCTGTTCGGGGGGGTAAACGGACTAACTATTTTCCGGCCGTCGGAGATTACGCCAGCCAACGCGCAAATACCAGTGGTCAACCTGATTGGCCTTAAAGTCAACAACGAGGTGGTGAAGGTAGGCGGAGCCGATGGTATACTGGCGCAGGCTATCGAATATACCCGGTCCATCAAGTTGTCGCACACGCAAAACCTGCTGACGCTGGAGTTTGCCGTCATGGACTTCACGAATTCGGTTAAGAATCAGTATCGCTACCGGCTGGCGGGGGTTGATGATGATTGGGTAACCGCGGGTACCAATCGATTTGCCAACTACGTCCAGCTGCCCGACGGCAATTACACCTTTCAGGTGGAAGGGTCGACTGATGGCGAGAGCTGGAGCCAGCCGACGGAACTGCAGATACGGGTACGTCCTCCGTTCTATCGCACCTGGTGGGCTTACCTGCTCTATCTGCTCGGGCTGGGTTTTCTGGCCTGGCAGCTGTACCGGTTTCAGAAACAGCGGTTACTGCTGCAGCAGCAAATAGAATTTGAGCAGAAAGAAGCCACGCGGCTGGCCGAACTGGACGCGCTCAAAACACAGTTCTTCGCCAACATATCCCACGAGTTTCGTACGCCTTTGACATTGATCATGGGGCCCATTGAAGAAGCCATTCAGGATTACGCGGCCGATGTTCGCTTTCCCATGATACAGCGGAATGCCAACCGGTTGCTTGGCCTGATCAATCAACTGCTCGACCTGAGTAAGCTCGAAGCAGGCCAGCTCAAACCAGAGTCGGACCGGGGCGATATTGCACTGTTCTTCCGGGCGCTGGCCACGTCGTTTACGGCGCTGGCCGAAAGTCGCCAGATTCAGTTCTCATTCACGCAGAATGAATCAAACTTCCTGGCGGAATTTGACCGGGACAAGATGGAAAAAATCGTGACTAATCTGTTGTCCAACGCGTTCAAGTTTACCCCGGCGGGTAACCATGTTCGTATAGATGTTCAACTGGCTCCGCCCACGGCTGCCGATACGTTACGGATAACCATCGAGGACAGCGGTATTGGTATTTCGGCCGATAGCATGCCCCACATCTTTGAGCGATTTTATCAGGTTTCCGCCCAAACGAATCGACCTTATGAGGGCACGGGTATTGGATTGGCGCTGGTGAATGAACTGGTGAATGTACTGGAAGGAACTATCTGCGTGACGAGCACAGAAGGAATGGGTACCACCTTTACCGTTGTATTGCCGCTGGTGGCAGCCGCTGACGATACACCACACCCCCAACAGACGACCGTGTTTGACGTTGTGGGGCCAGTGCCGCCCGGCGCAGAATTGCTGCAGCCGGCTAGTCAGCCTACCCCCGCTCCGGAAGAAAAAATCCTGCTTATCATCGACGACAATGCCGACATACGCGCCTATGTGCGCCGATTTTTCGAAGGGTATTACCAGGTCATGGAAGCGGCTGACGGCCAGCAGGGACTGGAGATGGCAACAACCCATTTGCCCGATGTCGTCATCTGCGACTTAATGATGCCCCGACTCGATGGCTTTGGTTTTTGCCGGGCGCTCAAAAGTGAGGTTGCCACCAGCCATATCCCGGTGGTGATGCTAACGGCCCGGACCAGCGTCGAACGCCGGGTTGAAGGATTCGAACTTGGTGCCGACGACTACCTGACCAAACCCTTTAACCGGGCTGAAATTCAGGCCCGGGTACATAATCTGATCCGCCAGCGCCAGCGGCTATACCACTATTTTGCCGCCCGGCAAACTGCGCCGGCTGCCGCCCTGACGGTACCCACTCCCCTGACGGCCGAACAGAAGTTTCTGGATCGTTTGTCTGCGATGGTACAGCAGCACCTTGACGATGTCGAGTTCACCGTTGAGGATCTGGCTGCGGGGGTTAACATGAGCCGGGTACAGTTGCATCGCAAATTGAAAACGCTTACCAACAGTTCCGCCACGAACTTTATCCGGGTAATTCGGCTAACACGGGCGGCCGAATTGCTGGCCGGGAGAGAGCACAGCGTCACGCAGGTCGCCTACATGACCGGTTTCGAAAACCTGTCTTACTTCGCCAAGGTCTTCCAGGAGCGCTACGGATTGCTCCCCTCCCAGTACGGATACCCCTCAACACCGCCCAAAGATCGGCAGGCAATGAAGCAGGCCGAGTAA
- a CDS encoding DUF5602 domain-containing protein: MKHNLFYVLAAILFFGCTKNETDSQPDRIMGQSAAMGSGKVTTWMSLDAQGNPASIGFTMTKEALESMPSIKTVSAYMLALPDEAIAKTPYKHVMIDWNPQGHEPAGIYDVPHFDFHFYMQPMNEVMAIPAYEKAPAKFDNVPAASYLPVDFVKGPGGVPAMGAHWSDVTSPEFKGQPFTETFVFGSYDGKVTFWEQMVTLDFLKSKPALDKAIRQPAQFQVPGYYPTRYSIRTNADGSQDIAMDGLTKR, encoded by the coding sequence ATGAAACACAATCTCTTCTACGTACTCGCAGCTATCCTGTTTTTCGGGTGTACTAAAAACGAAACCGACAGCCAGCCCGACCGCATCATGGGACAGTCTGCGGCCATGGGTAGTGGTAAAGTTACCACCTGGATGTCGCTCGACGCGCAGGGAAATCCGGCTTCCATCGGGTTCACGATGACCAAGGAAGCCCTGGAAAGCATGCCGTCTATCAAGACAGTCAGCGCTTATATGCTGGCCCTGCCGGATGAGGCTATCGCTAAGACGCCTTACAAGCACGTAATGATCGATTGGAACCCCCAGGGCCACGAACCGGCGGGTATCTATGATGTACCGCACTTCGATTTTCACTTCTACATGCAGCCCATGAATGAGGTGATGGCCATTCCGGCCTACGAAAAAGCACCGGCCAAATTTGATAATGTACCGGCCGCCAGCTACCTGCCCGTCGATTTTGTGAAAGGGCCGGGGGGCGTGCCGGCAATGGGCGCGCACTGGTCTGACGTGACCAGCCCGGAGTTCAAAGGCCAGCCCTTTACTGAAACGTTCGTCTTTGGCTCGTACGATGGCAAGGTGACGTTTTGGGAGCAAATGGTCACTCTGGATTTTCTGAAATCGAAGCCTGCACTGGATAAAGCCATCCGGCAGCCCGCCCAGTTTCAGGTGCCTGGCTACTACCCAACGCGATATAGCATTCGTACCAATGCCGACGGTAGTCAGGATATTGCCATGGACGGCCTGACCAAGCGGTAA